The following proteins are co-located in the Fluviicola sp. genome:
- a CDS encoding acetyl-CoA carboxylase carboxyltransferase subunit alpha, translated as MSTYLDFEEPLKALEEQIEQTREIGNSTGVDMTDKIHDLEEALTKKTKEIFSKLTPWQRVQLSRHPDRPYTLAYINAITGFSFQELHGDRTVKDDKAMIGGFGLLDGRTVMFIGQQKGINTKMRQYRNFGMPNPEGYRKALRLMKMAEKFNKPIVTFIDTPGAFPGLEAEERGQGEAIARNIYEMMQLKVPVICIIIGEGASGGALGIGVGDKVVMLENTWYSVISPESCSSILWRSWDFKEKAAEALKLTSSDMKRLKLVDDVIEEPLAGAHRDQEASFENVKNKIIEYLKELDEKTPEQRIEERIEKFNSMGVWNG; from the coding sequence ATGTCCACATATTTAGATTTTGAAGAACCTTTAAAGGCTTTAGAAGAACAAATTGAACAAACGCGTGAGATCGGCAACAGCACAGGTGTCGATATGACCGATAAGATCCATGATCTGGAAGAGGCACTCACCAAAAAAACGAAAGAAATATTCAGTAAGTTGACTCCCTGGCAGCGCGTTCAGTTGTCACGTCATCCCGACAGACCTTATACATTGGCTTATATCAATGCTATTACCGGTTTTTCCTTCCAGGAATTGCACGGTGACAGAACGGTGAAGGACGACAAGGCAATGATCGGAGGTTTTGGTTTGCTTGACGGAAGAACGGTCATGTTTATCGGTCAGCAAAAAGGGATTAACACGAAAATGCGCCAGTACCGTAATTTCGGGATGCCGAATCCGGAAGGATACCGCAAGGCTTTACGCCTGATGAAAATGGCGGAGAAATTCAATAAGCCGATCGTAACGTTCATCGACACTCCGGGAGCTTTCCCAGGACTGGAAGCAGAAGAAAGAGGACAAGGTGAAGCAATTGCACGCAACATTTATGAAATGATGCAATTGAAAGTTCCGGTAATTTGTATCATCATCGGTGAAGGTGCATCCGGTGGAGCTTTGGGAATCGGTGTCGGAGATAAAGTAGTGATGTTGGAAAACACCTGGTACTCCGTTATTTCTCCGGAATCTTGTTCTTCCATCTTGTGGAGATCATGGGATTTCAAGGAAAAAGCTGCTGAAGCATTGAAACTGACCAGTTCGGATATGAAGCGCCTGAAACTGGTTGACGACGTAATCGAAGAACCGCTTGCAGGAGCTCACAGAGACCAGGAAGCAAGTTTTGAAAACGTGAAGAATAAAATCATTGAATACTTAAAAGAACTGGACGAAAAAACGCCGGAACAACGGATCGAAGAACGCATTGAGAAATTCAACTCAATGGGTGTTTGGAACGGATAA
- the ispE gene encoding 4-(cytidine 5'-diphospho)-2-C-methyl-D-erythritol kinase — MINFPTCKINLGLHILGRRDDGYHDVETAMLELPLYDILEFVESEEPAFITSGLEIPGSGNLVLNAEAVFRKYKSFPKLSFHLHKLIPMGGGLGGGSSDAAFALKMMRDRYLPGIPNEVLKEMAATIGSDCAFFIDGGIQFATGRGEVLEPLDLNLKNYFVVLVNLGIHVSTKEAYEGVIPNPDRTPLREILSKPIHTWKDRLENDFEKSVFLKYPELAKIKQDLYAHGAVYASMTGSGSTLYGIFESEVQGIQWSSPVSYEAYLKL, encoded by the coding sequence ATGATTAATTTTCCAACATGCAAAATAAATCTGGGTTTACACATCCTGGGAAGACGCGATGACGGCTACCACGATGTGGAAACTGCCATGTTGGAACTTCCTCTCTACGATATCCTGGAGTTTGTTGAAAGTGAAGAGCCTGCTTTTATCACATCCGGACTGGAAATTCCCGGATCGGGGAATTTGGTTCTGAATGCTGAAGCTGTATTCCGGAAGTACAAATCGTTTCCGAAACTCTCTTTTCATTTGCATAAACTCATTCCGATGGGAGGTGGTTTGGGTGGTGGTTCTTCCGATGCTGCATTTGCTCTAAAAATGATGCGTGACAGATATTTGCCCGGTATTCCGAATGAAGTGTTGAAAGAAATGGCTGCCACAATCGGTTCGGATTGCGCTTTTTTTATCGATGGAGGAATCCAGTTCGCAACCGGAAGGGGAGAAGTGTTGGAACCTTTGGACCTGAACCTGAAAAATTATTTTGTGGTATTGGTAAATCTGGGAATTCACGTGTCGACAAAGGAAGCGTATGAAGGAGTAATTCCGAATCCGGACCGGACACCTTTGAGAGAAATCCTTTCGAAACCGATTCATACCTGGAAAGACCGCCTGGAAAATGATTTTGAGAAATCCGTTTTTTTGAAATACCCGGAACTGGCGAAAATTAAACAGGATCTTTATGCACATGGCGCGGTTTATGCGTCCATGACTGGGTCCGGGTCTACTCTGTATGGGATTTTTGAATCGGAAGTTCAGGGAATTCAATGGTCAAGTCCGGTTAGTTATGAAGCGTATCTAAAGCTTTGA